In Oncorhynchus nerka isolate Pitt River unplaced genomic scaffold, Oner_Uvic_2.0 unplaced_scaffold_1351, whole genome shotgun sequence, a single window of DNA contains:
- the LOC135568890 gene encoding zinc finger protein 883-like — MNQETLTLQPSSPLLLPESLGRTSPGNTLLLGLKRVSVRLVDCRKTPALRDSPNRHSLSIRGLSTWEAYAEEAEKSLSRSEHLKKHQQRPTRKKSHCYSDCGKSYTSKVNLRGHQRIHTGEKPHCCAQCGASLSSASALEGHMRIHTGEKPYQCSECGQRFKDSSGLRLHERIKHTGEKPHCCSDCGKRFVTSQRLKAHQRIHTGERPFHCSECGKSFKQASALSEHKQIHTGEKPHHCELCGGSYSSSKLLRLHQRIHTGEKPYQCTDCGKNFRFLSSLRRHQLIHTGEKPHQCTECGKRFAVKSGLLRHKKVHTGEKGYQCPQCGKKLGSSNSLEQHKRTHTGQKPFHCFHCKLSFATNSALCTHQRIHTGEKPHSCNVCHRRFGRSDHLKIHMQIHTGEKPYHCSKCELSFINNRSLKEHEVRHTEDKPHCCSQCGASLSSARALEGHMRIHTGEKPYECSECGQKFAHRADLGTHRIIHTGEKPYQCSDCKKSFPRLCSLKNHKFTHSEKMYHCSQCESSCTTPDALKKHQLIHTGEKPYHCSHCDKSFLRQQSLKGHKRSHKGEKPFSCSDCGNNFATMATLRIHQRRHTGERPYQCPFPDCGKSFAQASALKVHKRRHTGEKPHHCDQCGMRFVTSGDLQTHSKRNHTAAQPVDSVFLDLIT, encoded by the exons ATGAATCAG GAAACACtcaccctccaaccctcctcccCCCTACTCCTCCCGGAGTCCCTGGGTCGTACGTCTCCTGGTAACACCTTACTGCTGGGTCTGAAGAGGGTGTCTGTGCGGCTGGTCGACTGCAGGAAAACACCGGCGCTAA GGGACAGTCCTAACCGTCACTCTCTCAGTATAAGGGGCTTGTCAACTTGGGAGGCTTATGCTGAGGAAGCAGAGAaaagtctctccagatcagaacacctcaagaaacaccagcagagaCCCACACGGAAGAAATCTCACTGCtactctgactgtgggaagagttacaCCTCTAAAGTAAACCTTAGAGGACACCAGAGAATTCATACTGGAGAGAAACCTCACTGCTGCGCCCAGTGTGGAGCTAGCCTCTCCTCTGCCAGTGCACTGGAAGGACACATGCGGATTCACACTGGAGAAAAACCATACCAGTGCTCAGAATGTGGGCAGAGATTTAAAGACTCCAGTGGTTTACGGTTACACGAGAGAATAAAACACACCGGCGAAAAACCACACTGTTGCTCTGACTGCGGGAAGAGATTTGTTACATCGCAACGCTTAAAAGCTCACCAGCGGATTCACACTGGAGAGAGACCTTTCCATTGCTCtgagtgtgggaagagtttcaaACAAGCCTCAGCACTGTCTGaacacaaacaaatacacacaggagagaagcctcacCACTGTGAGCTGTGCGGGGGAAGCTATTCCTCTTCTAAATTACTCAGACTACACCAGAGgattcacacaggggagaaaccttaTCAATGCACCGACTGTGGGAAAAACTTCAGATTTTTATCTTCTTTAAGACGTCACCAGCTAATACATACTGGAGAAAAGCCCCACCAATGTACTGAGTGTGGGAAGAGGTTTGCTGTTAAGAGTGGGCTCTTGCGACATAAGAAAGTGCACACTGGAGAGAAAGGATACCAATGTCCACAGTGTGGCAAGAAGCTAGGATCATCTAATTCTCTAGAGCAGCATAAgcgaacacacactggacagaaaCCCTTCCACTGTTTCCACTGTAAGTTGAGCTTTGCCACTAATTCAGCCCTGTgcacacaccagagaattcacacaGGTGAGAAACCACACAGCTGCAATGTTTGCCACAGGAGATTTGGACGGTCCGATCACCTGAAAATTCACATGCAAattcacacaggagaaaagccataCCACTGCTCTAAGTGTGAGCTGAGTTTCATTAACAACAGATCTCTGAAAGAACATGAGGTCAGACACACAGAAGATAAACCTCACTGCTGCTCCCAGTGCGGTGCTAGTCTCTCTTCTGCCAGGGCACTGGAAGGACACATGCGgattcacactggagagaaaccgtaCGAGTGCTCTGAATGTGGGCAGAAGTTTGCACATAGAGCCGATCTTGGGACACACCgaataatacacacaggagagaaaccctatCAGTGCTCTGACTGCAAGAAGAGCTTTCCAAGACTTTGCTCATTAAAAAATCACAAGTTCACACATTCAGAGAAGatgtaccactgctcccagtgtgagTCGAGCTGCACAACGCCAGACGCATTGAAGAAACACCAGCttatacacactggagagaagccttaccactgctcccactgTGACAAGAGCTTCCTTCGGCAACAGTCTCTCAAAGGACACAAGCGTAGTCACAAGGGAGAGAAACCGTTCTCTTGCTCAGACTGCGGGAACAACTTTGCCACAATGGCAACCTTGCGAATTCACCAGCGaagacacacaggagagaggccaTACCAATGCCCTTTccctgactgtgggaagagttttgcccAGGCCAGCGCCTTGAAAGTTCACAAGAGAaggcacacaggagagaagccgcaccactgtgatcagtgtgggatgAGATTTGTCACGTCAGGTGACTTGCAAACTcactccaaaagaaaccatactGCTGCACAGCCTGTGGACTCAGTTTTTCTAGATCTGATTACTTAA